The Paenibacillus sp. RUD330 genome has a segment encoding these proteins:
- a CDS encoding amidase domain-containing protein: MKKKLSLWTSVFVLCAGIQSSSVFAESSPPVLPVSQADSLIATMLKERADLILQEKMSDEHDEALYLIALAEDNGSVLSDYSADFTLQDISKTADGNMLIKGYLEQRFYWKNSSQASGMGDIVSFTISPKGEFLKNSLPKVKADLGDVLNLNKTQKADMDKLKLSNDTTVTPYASGSWTPYTFNGILAAQYAYKHALSNNTSYYAFDNDCTNFASQALLNGKIPMRNSAGGTARPNWWIQSGSAGQWLYAVPWVNAEEFFMLIRGSDTIDGVAESDVKKLELGDIISYDKYNDGDKNHTAIVTGYDINTGYPLVCYHTTNRQNVPWNYYILNTDAVVTAQYTHIT; encoded by the coding sequence GTGAAGAAAAAGCTGTCTTTATGGACATCGGTATTTGTTCTTTGTGCAGGAATTCAAAGTTCTTCCGTTTTTGCTGAATCATCTCCACCCGTTTTACCCGTCAGTCAAGCCGACTCGCTTATTGCCACGATGCTCAAAGAACGTGCGGATCTTATTCTGCAAGAAAAGATGAGTGACGAGCATGACGAAGCCCTTTACTTGATTGCACTTGCAGAAGATAACGGGAGTGTATTGTCGGATTACAGCGCCGACTTCACCCTTCAAGATATAAGCAAGACAGCGGATGGAAATATGTTGATTAAAGGATATCTGGAACAAAGGTTCTACTGGAAGAACTCATCTCAGGCGAGCGGAATGGGGGATATCGTTTCGTTTACAATCAGCCCAAAGGGAGAGTTTCTAAAAAATAGCCTTCCAAAAGTGAAAGCAGATTTAGGCGATGTCCTAAACTTGAATAAAACGCAAAAAGCAGATATGGACAAGCTGAAATTATCTAATGATACTACGGTGACTCCTTATGCGTCTGGCTCATGGACCCCCTATACATTTAACGGAATTTTGGCGGCTCAATATGCCTACAAGCATGCGCTTAGCAATAATACATCCTATTATGCCTTCGACAACGATTGCACGAATTTTGCCTCACAAGCCTTGCTCAACGGCAAAATACCGATGCGCAACAGTGCCGGAGGCACGGCAAGGCCGAATTGGTGGATCCAATCGGGAAGCGCGGGACAGTGGTTATATGCCGTGCCATGGGTAAATGCGGAAGAATTTTTCATGTTGATCCGCGGATCGGACACGATTGACGGCGTAGCGGAATCCGATGTAAAAAAACTGGAACTCGGAGATATCATCAGCTATGACAAATATAACGATGGGGATAAAAACCATACCGCTATTGTCACCGGATATGACATCAATACAGGTTATCCTCTCGTCTGCTACCACACCACTAATAGGCAAAATGTTCCGTGGAATTATTACATTCTGAACACAGATGCAGTCGTAACGGCTCAGTATACCCACATCACCTGA
- a CDS encoding AraC family transcriptional regulator, which translates to MERQAHLLTWPDLPYFVFPESVGRYTEYPTHSVLREAGALNNFNIHYVASGRGYVEVEGKLHELERGEAVLYFPLQRQRYYSSSEEPWDVRWIHFYGGTLHDYMIERGFHKNKLWKLRQPAAWEEAHLALLQEAEANSMTRPALLSTLAYAVLAEFVQQAVSLTSGRTSPAESRVIGLLPLMQQEAAKPFILQEWADRAEVSPHYFCKLFKSAMQMTPSDFVTRARLQMAKQQLLERKDDNIGDIAVRAGYPSASYFNKRFQEHEGMTPTEYRNLFNN; encoded by the coding sequence ATGGAGCGGCAGGCCCATTTATTGACCTGGCCGGATCTTCCGTACTTCGTCTTTCCGGAATCGGTCGGCAGATACACCGAATATCCCACGCACTCGGTGCTGAGGGAAGCGGGCGCCCTGAACAATTTCAACATCCATTATGTCGCTTCCGGACGGGGATATGTGGAGGTGGAGGGCAAGCTCCATGAGCTGGAACGTGGCGAGGCGGTTCTGTATTTTCCGCTGCAGCGCCAGCGGTACTACAGCAGCAGCGAGGAGCCGTGGGACGTGCGCTGGATCCATTTCTACGGCGGCACGCTGCATGATTATATGATCGAAAGGGGCTTCCACAAAAACAAGCTGTGGAAGCTGCGCCAGCCCGCTGCTTGGGAGGAGGCGCATCTCGCTCTGCTCCAGGAAGCCGAAGCGAACAGCATGACCCGGCCGGCGCTGCTGTCCACTCTGGCGTATGCGGTGCTCGCGGAGTTCGTGCAGCAGGCGGTCAGCCTGACTTCCGGGCGCACGAGCCCGGCGGAGAGCCGCGTCATCGGCCTGCTGCCGCTCATGCAGCAGGAGGCGGCGAAGCCGTTCATCCTTCAGGAATGGGCGGACCGCGCGGAGGTGAGCCCGCATTATTTCTGCAAGCTGTTCAAAAGCGCCATGCAGATGACGCCATCGGACTTCGTGACGCGCGCCCGGCTGCAGATGGCGAAGCAGCAGCTGCTGGAGCGGAAGGACGACAACATCGGAGACATCGCCGTACGGGCCGGATATCCGAGCGCCAGCTATTTCAACAAGCGCTTTCAGGAGCATGAAGGCATGACGCCGACGGAGTATCGGAATTTGTTCAACAACTGA
- a CDS encoding Gfo/Idh/MocA family oxidoreductase: protein MNGKLKWGILSTASIARGSVIPGLMKSELNEVIAIASRDEGKARETADEFGIPGSYGSYEELLADDEVQAVYIPLPNHLHREWAIRAMAAGKHVLCEKPIALTSAEAEEMAAAAAANGVILAEAFMYRHHPRYDTIRSIIDSGKIGDLRSIHGTFTFNSSSSSGNVRFNKDWGGGGLYDVGCYPITAARLLLGQEPEAVTARALFSPQHGDVDMMASGLLEFPGGLGVTFDCGMWGAFRNTLEVLGTEGIIEVPSAFIAPEDSGAHFYVNVNGQREEVEVPHINHFSLECDDFARSVLHGEPQKFPPQDAVRNMRVLEACLQSARESKRIVLQPVAAHQ from the coding sequence ATGAACGGGAAGCTGAAATGGGGCATTTTGAGCACCGCATCGATCGCAAGGGGCTCGGTCATTCCGGGCTTGATGAAATCCGAGCTTAATGAAGTCATTGCCATTGCAAGCCGCGATGAAGGCAAAGCCCGCGAGACGGCGGATGAATTCGGAATTCCCGGATCGTACGGCAGCTATGAGGAGCTGCTTGCCGACGATGAAGTCCAGGCGGTCTACATTCCGCTGCCCAACCATCTGCACCGCGAATGGGCGATCCGCGCCATGGCGGCCGGCAAGCATGTGCTGTGCGAGAAGCCGATCGCGCTGACCTCGGCCGAAGCGGAAGAAATGGCTGCAGCGGCGGCCGCGAACGGCGTCATTCTCGCGGAAGCGTTCATGTACCGCCATCATCCCCGCTACGATACGATCCGCAGCATCATCGATTCCGGCAAAATCGGCGATCTGAGAAGCATCCACGGCACGTTCACGTTCAACAGCTCCAGCAGCTCCGGCAACGTCCGATTCAACAAGGACTGGGGAGGCGGCGGCCTCTACGACGTCGGCTGTTATCCCATTACCGCAGCCAGGCTCCTGCTCGGCCAAGAGCCGGAGGCCGTCACCGCGAGGGCATTGTTCTCGCCGCAGCACGGCGATGTCGACATGATGGCTTCCGGACTGCTGGAATTCCCGGGCGGCCTGGGCGTTACGTTCGACTGCGGCATGTGGGGCGCCTTCCGCAATACGCTCGAGGTGCTCGGCACCGAGGGCATCATCGAGGTTCCTTCCGCTTTCATCGCCCCGGAGGACAGCGGAGCTCATTTCTACGTCAACGTCAATGGACAGAGGGAAGAAGTGGAAGTTCCCCATATCAACCATTTTTCGCTGGAATGCGATGATTTTGCCCGATCGGTGCTGCATGGAGAGCCGCAGAAATTCCCGCCGCAGGACGCGGTCCGCAACATGCGCGTTCTGGAAGCCTGCCTGCAATCCGCCCGGGAGAGCAAGCGCATCGTCCTGCAACCGGTTGCAGCCCACCAATAA
- a CDS encoding aldo/keto reductase encodes MKTILIQGTDKPVSILMKGSDYFTHEQYEKAAANLDAFLAIGGNAVDTAHIYCGGQSEEVLGRYMEERGNRDDLVILTKGAHHDHTGPRVNRQAINSDLMTSLERLRTDHVELYALHRDDPSTPVGEIIEVLNEHIEAGRIGAIGGSNWTWQRLQEANEYAAAHGLAGFTFSSPNLSLAKVNEPFWHGCVSADAETLRWHEQKQLPLLSWSSQARGFFTGRFSPEVRDNDDIVRVFYSDGNWERLRRAEQLAKEKEVTVIQIALAYVLNQPFPTCALIGAQNAQELRSCQEGTSIKLTRAELDWLDLTAASVAG; translated from the coding sequence ATGAAAACGATCCTCATCCAAGGAACCGACAAGCCCGTCTCGATTCTGATGAAGGGCTCCGATTACTTTACGCACGAACAGTACGAGAAAGCGGCGGCCAATCTCGACGCCTTCCTCGCCATCGGCGGAAATGCCGTGGATACGGCGCACATCTATTGCGGAGGCCAGAGCGAAGAGGTTCTGGGCCGATACATGGAGGAGCGCGGCAACCGCGATGACCTCGTCATCCTGACGAAGGGCGCGCATCATGACCATACCGGTCCCCGCGTGAACCGCCAGGCGATCAACAGCGATCTGATGACGAGCCTCGAGCGGCTGCGCACGGATCACGTGGAGCTGTATGCGCTTCACCGGGACGATCCCTCCACGCCTGTCGGCGAAATCATCGAAGTCCTCAACGAGCATATCGAAGCCGGACGCATCGGCGCGATCGGCGGCTCCAACTGGACCTGGCAGCGGCTGCAGGAAGCCAACGAATATGCGGCCGCACACGGCCTTGCCGGCTTCACCTTCAGCAGCCCGAACCTGAGCCTCGCCAAGGTCAACGAGCCGTTCTGGCACGGCTGCGTTTCGGCCGACGCGGAGACGCTTCGGTGGCATGAGCAGAAGCAGCTGCCTCTGCTGTCCTGGTCCTCTCAGGCGCGCGGTTTCTTCACCGGCCGCTTCTCCCCCGAGGTGCGCGACAACGACGATATCGTCCGCGTCTTCTACAGCGACGGCAACTGGGAGCGCCTGCGCCGAGCGGAGCAGCTGGCCAAGGAGAAGGAGGTCACGGTCATTCAGATCGCTCTGGCTTATGTGCTGAACCAGCCCTTCCCGACCTGCGCGCTGATCGGCGCCCAGAACGCGCAAGAGCTCCGCTCTTGCCAGGAAGGGACCTCCATCAAGCTGACTCGCGCCGAGCTGGACTGGCTGGATCTTACCGCCGCGAGCGTCGCGGGATAA
- a CDS encoding aminopeptidase has translation MLPTQQQLENYADIIVRVGVNVQPNQKVVVMAPIPAAPLVRLVSSRAYAAGARDVHVEYNDEELTRIRFKQAPEESFSEYPAWRARAMKGFADEGAAFIQIYSPNPDLLNDIDPERMAANSKTASTALAPYRNALMNHENAWTLVSYATPEWSAKVFPGIPADEAVQKLWERIIDATRIGLEDPVAAWERHNATLLSMVDRLNAKNYAELRYTAPGTELTIGLPEGHLWLGGGKKNARGVMFNPNMPTEEVFTMPHKDRVNGTVRSTKPLNYNGQVIDGFSLTFKDGKVVEFSAEQGYETLSKLLATDEGAVQLGEVALVPNDSPISNSGITFFNTLYDENASCHLALGQAYPVNLEGGTGLSAEELAARGSNRSLVHEDFMIGSPAMDIDGITQDGRIEPIFRAGNWAL, from the coding sequence ATGCTACCTACTCAACAGCAGCTGGAAAACTACGCCGACATCATCGTCCGCGTCGGCGTGAACGTGCAGCCGAATCAAAAAGTCGTTGTCATGGCTCCGATCCCTGCAGCGCCTCTCGTCCGTCTGGTGTCGTCCAGAGCGTATGCGGCCGGTGCCCGCGATGTCCACGTCGAGTACAACGACGAGGAGCTGACCCGCATCCGCTTCAAGCAGGCGCCGGAGGAAAGCTTCTCGGAGTATCCGGCATGGAGAGCCAGAGCCATGAAAGGGTTCGCCGACGAAGGCGCCGCCTTCATCCAGATCTACTCCCCGAACCCGGACCTGCTGAACGATATCGATCCGGAACGGATGGCGGCCAACTCCAAGACGGCATCCACCGCTCTCGCTCCTTACCGCAATGCGCTGATGAATCACGAGAACGCCTGGACGCTCGTATCCTACGCCACTCCGGAATGGTCGGCCAAAGTATTCCCGGGTATTCCGGCTGACGAAGCGGTCCAGAAGCTGTGGGAAAGAATCATCGACGCGACCCGGATCGGCCTTGAAGATCCGGTCGCGGCATGGGAGCGGCATAATGCCACTCTGCTGTCGATGGTCGACCGGCTCAACGCCAAGAATTACGCGGAGCTCCGCTATACGGCTCCGGGCACGGAGCTTACGATCGGGCTGCCGGAAGGACATCTCTGGCTCGGAGGCGGCAAGAAGAATGCGCGCGGCGTCATGTTCAATCCGAACATGCCGACGGAGGAAGTGTTCACGATGCCGCACAAGGACCGGGTGAACGGAACCGTTCGCAGCACGAAGCCGCTGAACTACAACGGACAGGTCATCGACGGCTTCTCCTTGACGTTCAAGGACGGCAAGGTCGTCGAGTTTTCCGCCGAGCAAGGCTACGAGACGCTGTCCAAGCTGCTCGCGACCGACGAAGGCGCCGTGCAGCTCGGCGAAGTCGCGCTGGTGCCGAACGATTCCCCGATCTCGAATTCCGGCATCACCTTCTTCAACACCCTGTACGACGAGAACGCATCCTGCCATCTCGCTCTCGGCCAGGCCTATCCGGTCAACCTGGAAGGCGGCACCGGCCTGTCCGCCGAGGAGCTGGCTGCCCGCGGCTCCAACCGCAGCCTCGTCCATGAGGACTTCATGATCGGCTCGCCGGCGATGGACATCGACGGCATTACGCAGGACGGCAGGATCGAGCCGATCTTCCGCGCCGGCAACTGGGCTCTCTAG
- a CDS encoding Gfo/Idh/MocA family oxidoreductase, translating into MTPIKVGVIGCGNISRIYFTNLKQYPEVELAACADMDLSRARAMAEEYGIPHAYSVEELLADPEIGIVVNLTIPQAHAPVCLAALEAGKHVYVEKPLAVTREEGRQVLELAAGKGLRVASAPETFLGGAIQTCRKLIDDGAIGRPIAAVGFMLSGGHEGWHPDPAFYYKKGGGPMFDMGPYYLTALVNLLGPIRRVTGSAVVSHPQRTVRSEPKRGEVIDVEVPTHIAGVIDFENGTVGTLITSFDTPVGGTLPNIEIYGTAGTLLVPDPNNFGGVVRLRRQGAGAAEEIPLTHGFTDNNRGIGVADLARSIAEGIPHRASGEMAYHVLEAMHGFHDASAEGRHYEMASSCSRPEAMPETASAK; encoded by the coding sequence ATGACCCCCATTAAAGTCGGCGTCATCGGCTGCGGCAACATCAGCCGCATCTATTTCACGAACCTGAAGCAGTATCCCGAGGTGGAGCTGGCGGCCTGCGCCGACATGGATCTCTCCAGAGCCCGCGCGATGGCGGAGGAGTACGGCATTCCTCATGCGTATTCGGTCGAGGAGCTGCTCGCGGATCCGGAGATCGGGATCGTCGTCAACCTGACGATTCCGCAGGCGCATGCCCCTGTCTGCCTGGCGGCGCTGGAGGCCGGCAAGCATGTGTATGTGGAGAAGCCTCTCGCCGTCACGCGCGAGGAGGGCCGCCAGGTTCTTGAGCTGGCGGCGGGCAAGGGCCTTCGGGTCGCAAGCGCTCCCGAAACCTTCCTCGGCGGGGCCATTCAGACCTGCCGCAAGCTGATCGACGACGGAGCGATCGGTCGTCCGATCGCCGCAGTCGGCTTCATGCTGAGCGGCGGCCACGAGGGCTGGCATCCCGATCCGGCCTTCTATTACAAGAAGGGCGGCGGACCGATGTTCGACATGGGCCCGTACTATCTGACCGCTCTCGTCAATCTGCTGGGTCCGATCCGCAGGGTGACCGGCTCCGCAGTCGTCTCGCATCCGCAGCGGACCGTCCGCAGCGAGCCCAAGCGCGGAGAAGTGATCGACGTCGAGGTTCCGACCCATATCGCCGGTGTGATCGACTTCGAGAACGGCACGGTCGGCACGCTCATTACGAGCTTTGATACCCCGGTCGGGGGAACGCTGCCGAATATCGAGATTTACGGCACGGCAGGCACGCTGCTCGTTCCGGACCCGAACAATTTCGGCGGCGTCGTAAGGCTGCGCCGGCAAGGTGCGGGAGCGGCGGAGGAGATTCCGCTCACGCATGGCTTCACGGACAACAACCGCGGCATCGGCGTGGCCGATCTGGCACGCTCCATCGCGGAGGGCATCCCGCATCGCGCCAGCGGCGAGATGGCCTATCATGTGCTGGAGGCGATGCACGGCTTCCATGACGCCTCTGCGGAGGGCAGGCATTACGAGATGGCCAGCAGCTGCTCCCGTCCGGAAGCGATGCCGGAGACGGCGTCAGCCAAGTAG
- a CDS encoding ThuA domain-containing protein has product MRKALIVQGGWDGHQPKEVAAIFAELLGKEQFGVVVSDTLDSFKDEELMASLDLIVPIWTMGSIAQEQLRPLLDAVQAGCGIAGCHGGMSDAFRNEVEYQHMVGGQWVAHPGNDGVRYEVSMSRPDDPLTEGIGDFEVSSEKYYMHVDPAITVHATTDFDAVKMPVVWTKTWGKGRVYHNTLGHQADIVAMPQVLELMRRGFLWAARPQA; this is encoded by the coding sequence GTGAGAAAAGCATTGATCGTGCAGGGCGGATGGGACGGCCATCAGCCGAAAGAGGTGGCCGCGATTTTCGCGGAGCTGCTGGGCAAGGAACAATTCGGCGTTGTCGTCTCGGACACGCTGGACAGCTTCAAGGACGAGGAGCTGATGGCCTCGCTCGATCTGATCGTCCCGATCTGGACAATGGGCAGCATCGCACAGGAGCAGCTCCGCCCGCTGCTGGATGCCGTGCAGGCGGGCTGCGGCATCGCCGGCTGCCACGGAGGGATGAGCGACGCCTTCCGCAACGAAGTCGAATATCAGCATATGGTCGGCGGACAGTGGGTCGCTCATCCCGGCAACGACGGCGTGAGATACGAGGTGAGCATGAGCCGCCCGGACGATCCTTTGACAGAGGGAATCGGAGATTTCGAGGTTTCCTCGGAAAAATACTACATGCACGTAGATCCAGCCATCACCGTTCATGCCACGACGGATTTCGATGCCGTCAAGATGCCGGTCGTCTGGACCAAAACCTGGGGCAAGGGACGGGTCTACCACAATACGCTCGGCCATCAGGCCGATATTGTCGCGATGCCGCAGGTGCTCGAGCTGATGAGACGGGGGTTCCTCTGGGCCGCCCGTCCGCAAGCCTAG